From the genome of Deltaproteobacteria bacterium, one region includes:
- a CDS encoding ATP-binding cassette domain-containing protein codes for MEGNVAIALRGVSFTYSDNEEAALRDIDLTVHRGELIVVMGASGAGKSTLAKCLNRTVPAFQPGTLTGSIEILGRRLTGEGVADLAGVVGLVSQDFEAQLFATNVLQEIAFAMEQLGHTPSEMRQRVPAALAAVGLAGFERRDPSTLSGGEKQRLAIAAILALRPPIFIFDEPTTDLDPAGKQEIFDVLGRLRRDGYTLVLIEHEIEAAERADRVVLLDRGRIVASGAPAEVLPEVELLERHAVRAADLDRLARAFGLRRTVRTLEALSEDLRQRLGRRQGNDPLPAPARAGAALNAAAAPILQVEAVTYAYEPERNALEEVSLEIRAGDSVALIGQNGSGKTTLAKLLNGLLVPTGGRVLLHGQPLAALPLSRVAGEVGYVFQNPDHQIFANTVRDEVAFGPRNLGLDPAAVAVRVDEALAAVGLCGAEEHDPFLFTKGARQRLAVASLLALRPRVLVLDEPTTGLDYPEQRRMMDLVTRLQQAGMTLIIITHSPWVVAEYARRGVLLARGRVLFDGSLRALFAQPELLERCHFRVPDVTRLGRRFGFTPLSVDEFARAVADETPPASARTPDGW; via the coding sequence GTGGAAGGCAACGTCGCCATCGCCCTGCGGGGAGTTTCGTTCACTTACAGTGATAACGAGGAGGCGGCGCTGCGCGATATCGACCTGACCGTTCACCGCGGCGAGCTGATCGTGGTGATGGGGGCAAGCGGCGCCGGCAAGTCGACGCTGGCGAAGTGCCTCAATCGCACGGTTCCGGCCTTTCAGCCCGGCACGCTGACCGGCAGCATCGAAATTCTCGGGCGGCGATTGACCGGCGAAGGGGTCGCCGACCTGGCCGGCGTCGTCGGGCTGGTGTCGCAGGATTTCGAGGCCCAGCTCTTCGCCACCAACGTGCTGCAAGAAATCGCCTTCGCCATGGAGCAACTCGGCCACACTCCGAGTGAGATGAGACAACGGGTGCCCGCGGCCCTGGCCGCGGTCGGCCTCGCCGGCTTTGAGCGCCGCGACCCGTCGACGCTCTCGGGGGGCGAGAAGCAACGCCTGGCGATCGCCGCCATCCTCGCCCTGCGCCCGCCGATCTTCATCTTCGACGAGCCCACCACCGACCTCGACCCGGCCGGCAAACAGGAGATCTTCGACGTGCTCGGCCGCCTGCGCCGCGACGGCTATACGCTGGTGCTGATCGAGCACGAGATCGAGGCCGCCGAGCGCGCCGATCGGGTGGTGCTGCTGGACCGCGGGCGGATCGTGGCCAGCGGCGCGCCCGCCGAGGTGCTGCCCGAGGTCGAGTTGCTCGAACGCCACGCCGTGCGAGCCGCCGATCTCGATCGCCTGGCGCGCGCCTTCGGCCTCCGGCGAACGGTGCGGACACTCGAGGCGCTCAGCGAGGATCTCCGCCAGCGCCTGGGGCGGCGCCAAGGCAACGACCCGCTGCCGGCGCCCGCGCGCGCCGGCGCCGCTTTGAACGCCGCCGCTGCCCCGATCCTGCAGGTCGAGGCGGTGACGTACGCCTACGAGCCCGAGCGCAACGCGCTCGAAGAAGTATCGCTGGAGATTCGCGCGGGCGACAGCGTCGCACTCATCGGCCAGAACGGCTCGGGCAAGACGACCCTGGCCAAGCTGCTCAACGGCTTGCTCGTGCCCACCGGCGGCCGGGTGCTGCTCCACGGCCAGCCCCTGGCGGCGCTGCCGCTCAGCCGGGTGGCCGGCGAGGTCGGCTATGTCTTCCAGAACCCAGACCACCAGATATTCGCCAACACCGTGCGTGATGAGGTGGCTTTCGGCCCGCGCAACCTGGGCCTCGACCCGGCGGCGGTGGCCGTTCGGGTCGACGAGGCCTTGGCCGCCGTCGGCTTGTGCGGGGCCGAGGAGCACGACCCCTTCCTGTTCACCAAGGGCGCACGCCAGCGCCTGGCCGTGGCTTCGCTGTTGGCACTGCGCCCGCGCGTGCTGGTGCTCGACGAGCCCACCACCGGTCTCGATTATCCCGAGCAGCGCCGGATGATGGATCTCGTCACCCGGCTGCAGCAGGCGGGAATGACGTTGATCATCATTACCCACAGCCCGTGGGTGGTGGCCGAGTATGCCCGGCGCGGCGTGCTGCTGGCGCGCGGCCGGGTGCTGTTCGACGGCTCGTTGCGCGCGCTGTTCGCGCAGCCGGAGTTGCTCGAACGCTGCCACTTCCGCGTCCCGGACGTCACCCGGCTCGGCCGGCGCTTCGGTTTCACGCCGCTGTCGGTTGACGAGTTCGCGCGGGCGGTGGCGGATGAGACACCGCCCGCCTCAGCCCGCACCCCTGACGGTTGGTGA
- a CDS encoding QueT transporter family protein produces MRDLIDMWGNTRMVVLTAMSASLYAAILIPFKVLPIIPGVTEFRPANAVPVICSFLFGPAGAWGAAIGNVIGDFFGGIGPGDLFGFFGNFLYGFVPYKVWTALMGERDPVPKLPLEWLVFTGVVGLASAVCALTIGWGINLLGFVPFSVLGNIILVNNFVVAVVLTPFLLAVIYPRVKAAKLRYSDVMGARAPRSRLSRAVGLILVIGAVAGGMILGTLLSTGRLELPLIAHYTVSTTRAADVGLGLAPIIVVLLIGLAML; encoded by the coding sequence ATGCGCGACCTCATCGACATGTGGGGCAACACGCGCATGGTGGTGCTCACCGCCATGAGCGCGTCGCTGTACGCGGCCATCTTGATCCCGTTCAAAGTCTTGCCGATCATTCCCGGCGTCACCGAGTTCCGCCCGGCCAATGCCGTGCCGGTGATCTGCTCGTTCCTTTTCGGTCCGGCCGGGGCCTGGGGCGCCGCCATCGGCAACGTCATCGGCGACTTCTTCGGCGGCATCGGCCCCGGCGATCTGTTCGGCTTCTTCGGCAACTTCCTCTACGGGTTCGTGCCCTATAAGGTGTGGACCGCGCTGATGGGCGAGCGCGACCCGGTGCCGAAGCTGCCGCTCGAGTGGCTGGTCTTCACCGGCGTCGTCGGACTGGCCAGCGCGGTCTGCGCACTGACCATCGGCTGGGGCATCAACCTGCTGGGCTTCGTCCCCTTCTCGGTGCTGGGCAACATCATCTTGGTCAACAACTTCGTCGTCGCCGTCGTGCTGACGCCGTTTCTGCTGGCAGTGATCTATCCGCGGGTGAAGGCTGCCAAGCTGCGCTACAGCGACGTCATGGGTGCCCGGGCGCCGCGCTCGCGCCTGTCGCGCGCAGTCGGGCTGATCTTGGTGATCGGCGCGGTGGCCGGCGGCATGATTCTCGGCACGCTGCTCTCCACCGGCCGCCTCGAGCTGCCGTTGATCGCTCACTACACGGTCTCGACCACCCGCGCCGCCGACGTCGGCTTGGGCTTGGCACCGATCATCGTCGTTCTGCTCATCGGCCTGGCGATGCTATGA
- a CDS encoding BrnT family toxin, with the protein MAKVVFGDFEWDDLKAAANIKKHGVSFEEAITALADPMAVGAPDLVFPQRWITIGRSALLRVLFVVHTESLLAGRVRIISARKASATQRRKYDEPN; encoded by the coding sequence GTGGCAAAGGTCGTCTTCGGTGACTTCGAATGGGATGATCTAAAGGCTGCTGCCAACATCAAGAAACACGGCGTGTCCTTCGAGGAAGCGATCACCGCGCTCGCGGATCCGATGGCCGTCGGGGCGCCGGATCTGGTTTTTCCGCAACGCTGGATCACCATCGGCCGTTCCGCTCTGCTGCGGGTTCTTTTCGTTGTGCACACCGAAAGCCTGCTCGCTGGGCGGGTTCGCATCATCAGCGCACGCAAGGCGTCCGCCACGCAAAGGAGGAAATACGATGAGCCGAATTGA
- a CDS encoding D-sedoheptulose 7-phosphate isomerase, giving the protein MQRELRQIFAASIAAKQQFLRQHGRAIEPVVHLIADALYAGNKLLLFGNGGSAADAQHIAAEYVNRFALERPPLAAIALTTDSSTLTSIANDFGYDEVFAKQVRALGRSGDVAIALSTSGNSASVLRAVAACGEMGIRTVGLTGGSGGKLGALVDHHLCVSATGDTARIQETHILIGHAICELAEQILFGRAAGPPATPRRPRQRSKAARR; this is encoded by the coding sequence ATGCAACGCGAGCTGAGGCAGATCTTTGCGGCCAGCATCGCCGCGAAGCAGCAGTTCCTGCGCCAGCACGGCCGCGCGATCGAGCCGGTCGTTCATCTGATCGCCGACGCCCTATACGCCGGCAACAAACTGCTGCTCTTCGGCAACGGCGGTAGCGCCGCGGATGCCCAGCACATCGCCGCCGAGTACGTCAACCGCTTCGCGCTCGAACGCCCGCCGCTGGCGGCGATTGCGCTCACTACCGACTCCTCGACCTTGACCTCGATTGCCAACGACTTCGGCTACGACGAGGTCTTCGCCAAGCAAGTCCGTGCCCTCGGGCGGAGCGGCGACGTGGCCATCGCCCTCTCCACCAGCGGCAACTCCGCCAGTGTGCTGCGCGCCGTCGCTGCCTGCGGTGAAATGGGAATTCGCACCGTCGGCCTTACCGGCGGCAGCGGCGGCAAGCTGGGCGCGCTGGTCGATCACCACCTGTGTGTAAGCGCAACCGGCGACACCGCACGGATTCAGGAGACCCACATTCTGATCGGCCACGCGATCTGTGAGCTGGCCGAGCAGATCCTCTTCGGCCGAGCGGCGGGTCCGCCGGCGACACCCCGACGGCCGCGCCAGCGGAGCAAGGCGGCCAGGCGATGA
- a CDS encoding sulfatase yields MRQWLLAGGSAPAAEVTLLTVGDETRPGVRLAPGATVAWPVAVSGRLHFAFAAERAEAAEHPPRLEVNATEAGGGAARLATVAAASHRHWQTMATGQVLRAGQRISFTVPQSEPSAVLLGDPWIEPPAALAPALVVVVLIDTLRADHTSLLGYHLPTTPNLEQLARDGVTFTQAHTPAPWTRPSVTSLLTSLDPLTHRVVDRVDRLPQQITTWPEVIRRQGFRTAAVSTNPNVLPLWGLAQGFGRFIDLDSFRWLENSDAQQVFARAERLLDDEPLPLFLYLHVNDPHGPYDPPPPAARQLFPDYSPQSPGRNLRATDPPAVIAAAVRRYDGEIRHADAALGQFIERLRARGLYDNAAIAVVGDHGEEFTDHGDISHGKTLFEEMLHVPLLIKFPKAAHRGERVARMSSLTDVLPTLAAAMGWPSPPAIAGQDLMPAMAGKAAGRSRLTASTQLDGTLAYGLMTAEHKLIRRLRPHNDTLLFDLQADPQEHRPSADQARRDELQRMLDAELARGRSGWHVRICGGAGAQAISVAVDGVEGAVESTDLEAEDRLEAAAGSGRLRLEATVGPVTRQRELLGKLVDTATRDADELWFAGTRPTLRVSSRPEQERPSLRLGHDSPAAVAGAIELEAARLTVAAGEAPECSAFPGAMILVWYIARPPEAETARPDAATRERLRALGYAVE; encoded by the coding sequence GTGAGGCAGTGGTTGCTGGCGGGCGGCTCGGCGCCGGCAGCCGAGGTCACGCTGCTCACAGTCGGTGACGAGACACGGCCGGGAGTCCGGTTGGCGCCGGGGGCGACGGTGGCTTGGCCGGTGGCGGTCAGCGGCCGGCTGCATTTTGCCTTTGCGGCCGAGCGCGCCGAGGCGGCCGAGCATCCGCCCCGGCTCGAAGTCAATGCCACCGAAGCCGGCGGCGGTGCGGCGCGCTTGGCCACGGTTGCCGCCGCCAGCCACAGGCACTGGCAAACCATGGCAACCGGGCAGGTGCTGCGTGCCGGCCAGCGGATCAGCTTTACAGTGCCGCAATCCGAGCCGAGCGCGGTGCTGCTGGGTGATCCATGGATCGAGCCGCCGGCGGCGCTGGCGCCGGCCCTGGTGGTGGTCGTGCTCATCGACACCCTGAGAGCCGATCACACCTCGCTGCTCGGCTACCACCTGCCGACCACGCCCAACTTGGAGCAGCTGGCTCGTGATGGCGTGACCTTCACGCAGGCGCACACCCCGGCGCCTTGGACGCGGCCGTCGGTAACGTCGCTTCTGACCAGCCTCGATCCGCTCACTCACCGTGTCGTCGATCGCGTCGACCGGCTGCCGCAGCAGATCACCACCTGGCCGGAGGTTATCCGCCGCCAAGGCTTTCGCACTGCCGCTGTCAGCACCAACCCCAACGTGCTCCCGCTGTGGGGGCTGGCGCAGGGGTTCGGGCGCTTCATCGATTTGGATTCCTTTCGCTGGCTGGAGAACTCCGACGCGCAGCAGGTCTTTGCCCGCGCCGAACGGCTGCTGGACGATGAGCCGCTGCCGCTGTTCTTGTATCTGCATGTGAACGATCCTCACGGCCCCTACGATCCGCCGCCGCCGGCGGCGCGCCAGCTGTTTCCCGACTACTCGCCCCAGAGCCCGGGGCGTAACCTGCGGGCCACCGACCCGCCGGCAGTGATCGCCGCCGCGGTGCGGCGCTACGACGGCGAGATCCGTCACGCCGATGCGGCGCTGGGCCAGTTCATCGAGCGGCTGCGTGCGCGCGGCTTGTACGACAACGCGGCCATCGCCGTGGTCGGCGACCACGGCGAGGAGTTCACCGATCACGGCGACATCAGTCACGGCAAGACCCTGTTCGAGGAGATGCTGCACGTGCCGCTGTTGATCAAGTTTCCCAAAGCGGCCCATCGCGGCGAGCGCGTGGCACGGATGAGTTCGCTGACCGACGTGTTGCCGACGCTGGCGGCGGCGATGGGCTGGCCGAGCCCGCCGGCGATCGCAGGGCAGGACCTGATGCCCGCGATGGCGGGCAAGGCCGCCGGCCGCAGCCGGCTCACGGCATCGACTCAGTTGGACGGCACACTGGCGTACGGGCTGATGACGGCGGAGCACAAGCTCATTCGCCGCCTGCGCCCGCACAACGACACGCTGCTGTTCGACTTGCAGGCCGACCCGCAAGAACACCGGCCGAGCGCGGACCAGGCGCGGCGGGACGAGTTGCAGCGTATGCTCGATGCCGAGCTGGCGCGCGGCCGCAGCGGCTGGCACGTGCGCATCTGCGGCGGCGCCGGCGCGCAGGCCATCAGCGTCGCCGTGGATGGGGTCGAGGGTGCAGTTGAGTCCACCGACCTGGAAGCAGAAGACCGACTGGAGGCCGCCGCCGGCAGCGGGCGCCTGCGCCTCGAGGCGACGGTCGGCCCGGTGACACGCCAGCGTGAGTTGTTGGGCAAACTGGTTGATACCGCAACCCGTGATGCCGACGAGCTGTGGTTTGCAGGCACGCGGCCGACGCTGCGGGTGTCGTCGCGGCCTGAGCAAGAGCGGCCCAGTCTGCGTCTTGGCCACGATTCACCGGCGGCGGTCGCCGGTGCGATCGAGCTGGAGGCCGCGCGGCTCACGGTCGCTGCGGGCGAGGCACCGGAGTGTTCGGCATTTCCCGGCGCTATGATCCTGGTCTGGTACATCGCTCGGCCGCCGGAGGCCGAGACTGCCCGACCCGATGCGGCCACACGCGAGCGCTTGCGCGCGCTAGGCTACGCCGTCGAGTAG
- a CDS encoding polyprenol monophosphomannose synthase, with the protein MKHTVVVIPTFRERENIGRLIPAVLHQDPGISVLVVDDNSPDGTADIVRELAAADSRVALLSRAQAQGIGPAYKAGFIEALRNGADYIVQMDADFSHPAEMLPEFIREMRDYDIVLGSRYLNGITVVNWPIERLLLSYFGNWYSRRITGLPNHDVTGGFKCWRREVLDRIGLERVRSNGYAFQIEMTYRAWRLGYRIKEIPIIFMDRTDGDSKMNKRIALEALWIVWWLRLMHLAGRL; encoded by the coding sequence TTGAAGCACACGGTCGTCGTCATCCCCACCTTCAGAGAGCGGGAGAACATCGGCCGGCTGATTCCCGCGGTGCTGCACCAGGATCCGGGCATCTCGGTGTTGGTGGTGGACGACAACTCGCCCGACGGCACCGCCGACATCGTGCGCGAGCTGGCCGCCGCCGACAGCCGGGTGGCGTTGCTGAGCCGGGCGCAGGCGCAGGGTATCGGTCCGGCCTACAAGGCCGGCTTCATCGAAGCCTTGCGCAACGGCGCCGACTACATCGTGCAGATGGACGCCGATTTTTCGCACCCGGCCGAAATGCTGCCCGAGTTCATCCGTGAGATGCGCGACTACGACATCGTGCTCGGCTCGCGCTATCTCAACGGCATCACCGTGGTGAACTGGCCGATCGAGCGGCTGCTGCTGAGTTATTTCGGCAACTGGTATTCGCGCCGGATCACCGGCCTGCCCAACCACGATGTCACCGGCGGTTTCAAGTGTTGGCGCCGCGAGGTCCTCGATCGCATCGGGCTCGAGCGCGTGCGCTCCAACGGCTACGCCTTCCAGATCGAGATGACCTACCGCGCCTGGCGCCTGGGCTACCGCATCAAGGAGATCCCGATCATTTTCATGGACCGCACCGACGGCGACTCGAAGATGAACAAGCGCATCGCCCTCGAAGCCCTGTGGATCGTGTGGTGGCTGCGCCTCATGCACTTGGCCGGCCGCCTCTAA
- a CDS encoding glycosyltransferase family 4 protein: protein MRPLLILNERDIRHPNAGGAEVNLFEVTRRLVALGYRATLICTSFAGAAAEETIDGIRVVRLGNRLTYYLQLPPRVRRELTPDTVIIEHLCKLPFCAPLYTKVPVLPITHHLFGATAFWQVPWPVAAVVVAAEWLIPPVYRRCQFIAVSPSTKHDLIERGVAAARIRVVPNGVDTERYCLPARESDGPPTLLALGRVEPYKRIDVMLQALVRIREQVPAVRLMVVGGGTGLDAVRDHVRRLGLGDCVTCTGFVGEQEKIQHLHSAHLVLNTSEKEGWGLTVLEAAACGLATVASDVPGLRDAVRDGRTGVLVPHGDAESLVRSAVELLRDHQRCRQLGRGARQWAERFSWAGVAEATRQCIEEAAGAPCQAERPAWFEGEDGTAEVRQS from the coding sequence ATGCGCCCGCTGCTGATCCTCAATGAGCGGGACATCCGCCATCCCAATGCCGGCGGGGCGGAGGTCAATCTGTTCGAGGTGACGCGCCGGCTGGTGGCGCTGGGATACCGCGCCACGTTGATATGCACCAGCTTTGCCGGCGCGGCGGCAGAGGAGACCATCGACGGCATCCGCGTAGTTCGCCTCGGCAACCGGTTGACGTATTACCTACAACTACCGCCGCGGGTGCGGCGGGAGCTGACGCCGGACACGGTGATCATCGAGCACCTGTGCAAGCTGCCGTTCTGTGCCCCGCTCTACACCAAGGTGCCGGTGCTGCCGATTACCCATCACCTCTTCGGCGCCACCGCCTTCTGGCAGGTGCCATGGCCGGTGGCGGCGGTCGTGGTGGCGGCCGAATGGTTGATTCCGCCGGTGTATCGCCGTTGTCAGTTCATCGCCGTCTCGCCCAGCACCAAGCACGACTTGATCGAGCGTGGGGTAGCGGCGGCGCGCATCCGAGTAGTGCCCAACGGCGTCGACACCGAGCGATACTGCTTGCCTGCGCGTGAGTCCGATGGGCCGCCGACACTGCTGGCACTCGGGCGGGTGGAGCCCTACAAGCGCATCGATGTGATGTTGCAAGCGCTGGTACGCATCCGCGAGCAGGTTCCCGCGGTGCGCCTGATGGTGGTCGGTGGTGGCACCGGACTCGACGCGGTGCGCGATCACGTCCGCCGCCTTGGGTTGGGCGACTGCGTAACCTGCACCGGCTTCGTTGGCGAGCAGGAGAAGATCCAGCACCTCCACTCAGCGCATCTGGTGCTCAATACCTCGGAGAAAGAAGGCTGGGGCCTGACGGTGCTCGAAGCCGCCGCCTGCGGCTTGGCGACGGTGGCCAGTGACGTGCCCGGCCTGCGCGATGCCGTGCGTGACGGGCGCACGGGCGTACTGGTGCCGCATGGAGACGCGGAGTCACTGGTGCGGAGCGCGGTCGAGCTGCTACGCGATCACCAGCGGTGCCGACAGCTGGGGCGCGGGGCGCGGCAGTGGGCCGAGCGCTTTTCGTGGGCGGGTGTTGCCGAGGCCACGCGCCAGTGCATCGAGGAAGCAGCTGGCGCTCCCTGCCAGGCGGAGAGGCCAGCTTGGTTTGAGGGCGAAGATGGGACGGCGGAGGTCAGGCAATCGTGA